A portion of the Fusobacterium nucleatum genome contains these proteins:
- a CDS encoding autotransporter-associated N-terminal domain-containing protein, which produces MSNNLYKVEKNLRSIAKRYKSIKYSVGLAILFLMLGVGAFSEEVNDTQVNNVPTREEIASSRENLKNSVGSLQSKINQARAENSKGLEGLRLELIQLMEQGDQVVKSPWMSWQFGANYMYSKWNGTYKGKGDKAEKYPFEGTFTRSTNLFERAVSPLSEKYKELATSTNPYSASSNARNGLGLGYGLASTTPRQEPLVAINIEASIRPKDVTRSAVSAPTVGVGAPRLDTLNVPSSEPLSVTPPDPKAPEKTVSIVQPNASPFTGFFFDADHNAIKFETSGNPDKDLSDVDLYSGLGYNSWANGNTNPQGAAKTGYIKGGTHTDVTNLHSVNVNDGDSGNIVGRTTNIIYRRGANNGNPVKLSNLNIYVRGYYDGTLSSGEGTTGKQDTWTDSGRGAAGGSADPGIPTRGTIGLHTLLNAKVSKVKANLYGRAGFLTSETWRSGTVTMENTTVNVYNDQNTAFYIMPAAYGTIAAYLSKGGSHDNFYIGGLKGSTNVNLYGTGNSVYLSTGISGARHIENEGIINSDGASNIVYSNIGYTPDWSKTWYQTRGNTINRALQNGYTKNIMRSVIKLGTGGGQVNLYGDENVGLFFGSKMGGADPKSWEKEHRDAEFNPTSPGATKYLRKASFIGIYQGEIELHAKIGEKTSSTGKDQVNGVGNIHENTPNGKKYDPKFVEGAVGIYSESGQREGIDPIRDLGVPVNATGSRPSITNNYKYIGSLSKDTIHNLQVGKVDVKFGSKSKNGFMFISKLGTVMDIAKPGTATDYISGLSTEITDGMNGENTTEEDASTGTTIAYAEGTWDQGKHQLGSTEQYLKDNNNKANGSTAAKLQGLGSKINIFTPKVTLASKEGIAYMGDNKGIINVGTTANKVKTTAVNHKSIIGFARDEGTVTINGNVEAKDAKAKTNKWQNIAGLAVKTKTGTKGGTVTINGDVDIHGMAGFADGTGSKVDLKGTGNKVSTGTDGALVAKNGGVINFGGGTITHKNNGTVAGKNDHESSVPFYADNNSKINFEGDGTNPSRTTIEMADGVLMSEEATAYNGLNDGKAKYNGMKNVTVKLIGDNVILKTSIGKDITWTGASGLVASLKSDMKLGGLDLGTHKYKVYYLNGTFKIDTNIDLDDSKIAFHNVGLSNEMVTINTGREIKSATGKGLAVASNKNATTNASSGYINKGNINITGGSLASGTIGLNVSYGTVRNEKNINVANGIGVYGINGSKLVNETSGKINIGTQGVGMAGFASAGARKNYGTDKLNSSSPFFNTEKLFEIENNGTIQANGDKSIGLYGETNDLYGRGLTSSNGSITNNGKLILTGNKAVGIVSKRATVKLNGTGSSDIVLGKEGIGVYAENSLVNLNSNYGIEVKDKGTGVYVDKDSEIITPGRTVELKYTGSNTGTGVGLFYEGKTAAIMTNGTNVKLIDTVGTTGGLVGLYTNNGGILTNNGNISGDKGYGIITDGTEINNAGNITFNNPVTSKNASVGIYTKSSDKITNSLIGKIKLGKNSVGIYGKAVENSGEIEVGDGGTGIYSGGGNVNLNSTGKINVGRDKAVAIYAKGTNQNITAHSGSTINLGNTSFGIINEGTNNKITSNIANINNLGNDTVYIYSTDTRGRVTNNTNLKSTGYLNYGIYSAGTVENKGNIDFSSGYGNVGIYSIKGGNANNTGNITVGKTMEISTPTASDPTKTTTYYAIGMAAGYTPESGTGYTGNITNAGTINVNGDGGSIGMYGTESGTRVINNGTINLRANNSVGMYLDNGAYGENNGTIQTIGSGLKKVTGVVIKNGSRFKNNGTVKLDAESAIGLLTKGNSAGVNPGIIENYGTLDISGVGSQRTQESSGTDPLEKEMGGVAIKTPKNSSTSQITVNGKVVKPTVVETSAKEYQDMSLSTIGMYINTSGTKFTRPITGLSALKQLKRADLIIGVEAAQNTTSKTIQVGQKILEPYNKTIKDNPQIEKWSIYSGSLTWMANIAQNQTDGTIQNAYLAKIPYTHWAGNESIPVDKKDTYNFLDGLEQRYGVEGIGTRENGVFQKLNGIGKNEQILFFQAIDEMMGHQYANVQQRVQSTGIILDKEFNYLRDEWRTASKDSNKVKVFGTNGEYKTDTAGVIDYKNHAYGVAYVHENEDIKLGRGTGWYTGIVHNTFKFKDIGKSKEHMLQAKVGLLKSVPFDDNNSLNWTISGDIFVGRNRMHRKYLVVDEIFNAKARYYTYGIGVKNEIGKEFRLSESFTLRPYAALKLEYGRVSKIREKSGEIKLEVKQNQYFSVRPEIGAELGFKHYFGMKALKTTLGVAYENELGRVANGKNKARVVDTSADWFNIRGEKEDRRGNVKFDLNVGIDNTRVGVTANVGYDTKGENLRGGLGLRVIF; this is translated from the coding sequence ATGAGTAATAATCTATACAAAGTAGAAAAAAACTTACGTTCAATTGCAAAAAGGTATAAGTCAATTAAGTATTCAGTTGGCTTAGCAATTTTGTTTTTAATGTTAGGAGTAGGAGCATTTTCTGAAGAGGTAAATGATACACAAGTAAATAATGTACCAACAAGAGAAGAAATAGCTTCATCAAGAGAAAATTTAAAGAATTCAGTGGGAAGCTTGCAATCTAAAATTAATCAAGCAAGAGCAGAAAATTCAAAAGGCTTGGAAGGATTAAGATTAGAATTAATTCAATTAATGGAACAAGGAGATCAAGTAGTAAAATCACCTTGGATGTCATGGCAATTTGGAGCTAACTATATGTACAGTAAATGGAATGGTACATATAAAGGAAAAGGAGATAAGGCAGAAAAATATCCATTTGAAGGTACGTTTACAAGAAGTACAAATCTTTTTGAAAGAGCTGTTTCTCCTTTAAGTGAAAAATACAAGGAGCTAGCTACTTCAACAAATCCTTATTCAGCTTCTTCAAACGCTAGAAATGGATTAGGTTTAGGATATGGATTAGCAAGTACAACTCCAAGACAAGAACCTTTAGTAGCAATTAATATTGAAGCATCAATAAGACCAAAAGATGTTACAAGAAGTGCAGTGAGTGCACCTACTGTTGGTGTAGGAGCACCTAGATTAGATACATTAAATGTTCCTAGTTCAGAGCCACTGTCAGTAACACCACCTGATCCAAAAGCACCAGAAAAAACAGTGAGTATTGTACAACCAAATGCAAGTCCATTTACTGGTTTCTTTTTTGATGCTGATCACAATGCAATAAAATTCGAAACAAGTGGAAACCCTGATAAAGATTTATCAGATGTTGATTTGTATTCAGGATTAGGATATAATTCTTGGGCAAATGGAAATACTAATCCTCAAGGAGCAGCTAAGACAGGTTATATAAAAGGTGGTACTCATACAGATGTTACAAATTTACATAGTGTAAATGTTAATGATGGTGATAGTGGAAATATAGTAGGGCGTACTACTAATATTATTTATAGAAGAGGAGCAAATAATGGAAATCCTGTTAAGTTAAGTAATTTAAATATATATGTTAGAGGATATTATGATGGTACTTTAAGTAGTGGAGAAGGAACTACTGGAAAACAAGATACTTGGACAGATAGTGGTAGAGGAGCAGCAGGAGGTTCAGCTGATCCTGGAATTCCAACAAGAGGTACAATAGGACTTCATACTCTTTTAAATGCAAAAGTATCAAAGGTAAAGGCTAATTTATATGGAAGAGCAGGATTTTTAACATCTGAAACTTGGCGTAGTGGAACTGTAACTATGGAAAATACAACAGTAAATGTATACAATGATCAAAATACTGCGTTTTATATAATGCCAGCAGCTTATGGAACTATTGCAGCATATCTATCAAAAGGAGGAAGTCATGATAATTTTTACATTGGAGGACTTAAAGGTTCTACTAATGTAAACTTATATGGAACTGGAAATAGTGTATATTTATCTACTGGAATTTCAGGAGCAAGACATATAGAAAATGAAGGAATAATTAATTCAGATGGAGCTTCAAATATAGTGTATTCAAATATAGGGTATACACCTGATTGGAGTAAAACTTGGTATCAAACTAGAGGAAACACAATTAATCGTGCTTTACAAAATGGATACACTAAGAATATAATGAGATCTGTAATCAAACTTGGAACTGGTGGGGGACAAGTAAATCTTTATGGAGATGAAAATGTAGGACTATTTTTTGGAAGTAAAATGGGAGGAGCTGATCCTAAATCTTGGGAAAAAGAACATAGAGATGCAGAGTTTAATCCAACAAGTCCAGGAGCAACAAAGTATTTAAGAAAGGCTTCTTTTATTGGAATATATCAGGGTGAAATAGAATTACATGCAAAGATAGGAGAAAAAACTTCTTCAACTGGTAAAGACCAAGTTAATGGAGTTGGAAATATACACGAAAATACCCCAAATGGAAAAAAATATGATCCAAAGTTTGTTGAAGGAGCAGTAGGAATATACTCTGAATCAGGTCAAAGAGAAGGAATAGACCCAATAAGAGATTTAGGGGTTCCTGTTAATGCTACTGGTAGCAGACCAAGTATTACAAATAACTATAAATATATAGGATCACTTAGTAAAGATACAATTCATAATCTGCAAGTAGGAAAAGTAGATGTGAAATTTGGTAGTAAATCTAAAAATGGATTTATGTTTATATCTAAATTAGGAACTGTTATGGATATTGCGAAACCAGGAACAGCAACAGATTATATAAGTGGATTGAGTACAGAAATTACAGATGGTATGAATGGTGAAAATACAACAGAAGAAGATGCTTCAACAGGAACAACAATAGCTTATGCAGAAGGAACTTGGGATCAAGGAAAACATCAATTAGGTTCAACAGAACAATATTTAAAAGATAATAATAATAAAGCAAATGGTTCAACAGCAGCTAAATTACAAGGTTTAGGTTCTAAAATAAATATATTTACTCCAAAAGTTACTTTAGCCTCTAAAGAAGGTATTGCTTATATGGGAGATAATAAAGGAATTATAAATGTTGGAACTACAGCTAATAAAGTGAAAACAACAGCAGTAAACCATAAATCTATAATAGGATTTGCAAGAGATGAAGGAACAGTAACTATAAATGGAAATGTAGAAGCAAAGGATGCAAAGGCAAAAACAAATAAATGGCAAAATATAGCTGGATTAGCAGTGAAAACAAAAACAGGTACAAAAGGTGGAACAGTAACTATAAATGGTGATGTAGATATACATGGTATGGCAGGATTTGCTGATGGAACTGGTTCAAAAGTAGATTTAAAAGGGACAGGAAATAAAGTATCAACAGGAACAGATGGAGCATTAGTTGCTAAAAATGGAGGAGTGATTAATTTTGGTGGAGGAACAATCACTCATAAAAATAATGGAACAGTAGCAGGAAAAAATGACCATGAAAGTTCAGTTCCTTTCTATGCAGATAATAATTCAAAAATTAATTTTGAAGGTGATGGAACTAATCCAAGCAGAACAACAATAGAAATGGCTGATGGGGTTTTGATGTCAGAAGAGGCTACTGCTTACAATGGATTAAATGATGGTAAAGCAAAATACAATGGAATGAAGAATGTGACTGTTAAACTTATAGGAGATAATGTAATTTTAAAAACTTCAATAGGAAAAGATATAACTTGGACAGGAGCTTCAGGTTTAGTTGCAAGTTTAAAAAGTGATATGAAGTTAGGGGGACTTGACTTAGGTACCCATAAATATAAAGTTTACTATCTTAATGGTACATTTAAAATAGATACAAATATAGACTTAGATGATTCCAAAATAGCATTCCATAATGTTGGTTTATCTAATGAGATGGTAACAATTAATACTGGAAGAGAAATAAAATCAGCAACTGGAAAAGGATTGGCTGTTGCCTCTAACAAAAATGCAACTACTAATGCATCTTCAGGATATATTAATAAAGGAAACATTAATATTACAGGAGGAAGTTTAGCTTCTGGAACCATAGGATTAAATGTAAGTTATGGTACAGTAAGAAATGAAAAAAATATTAATGTAGCCAATGGTATAGGAGTTTATGGTATAAATGGAAGTAAACTTGTAAATGAAACATCTGGTAAAATAAATATAGGAACTCAAGGTGTTGGAATGGCAGGATTTGCTTCAGCAGGAGCTAGAAAAAATTATGGTACAGATAAACTTAATAGTTCTAGCCCATTCTTTAATACAGAAAAATTATTTGAAATAGAAAATAATGGAACAATACAGGCTAATGGGGATAAATCAATAGGACTATATGGAGAAACTAATGATCTTTATGGTAGAGGATTAACATCTTCAAATGGAAGTATAACAAATAATGGAAAATTAATTTTAACAGGAAACAAAGCTGTTGGAATAGTTTCTAAAAGAGCAACAGTTAAATTAAATGGAACTGGAAGTTCAGATATAGTTTTAGGAAAAGAAGGAATAGGAGTATATGCTGAAAATTCTCTTGTAAATTTAAATTCAAATTATGGAATAGAAGTAAAAGATAAGGGAACAGGAGTTTATGTAGATAAAGATAGTGAAATAATAACACCAGGTAGAACAGTTGAATTAAAATATACAGGTTCTAACACAGGAACAGGAGTAGGATTGTTCTATGAAGGAAAAACAGCAGCAATAATGACAAATGGAACTAATGTAAAACTTATAGATACTGTTGGTACAACAGGAGGACTTGTTGGATTATACACAAATAATGGTGGAATATTGACAAATAATGGAAATATTTCAGGAGATAAAGGTTATGGAATTATAACAGACGGAACAGAAATAAATAATGCTGGAAATATTACATTTAATAATCCAGTTACTTCTAAAAATGCAAGTGTAGGTATTTACACTAAATCATCAGATAAGATAACTAATTCACTTATTGGAAAAATAAAATTAGGAAAAAATTCTGTTGGAATTTATGGAAAAGCAGTAGAAAATTCTGGTGAAATAGAAGTAGGAGATGGTGGAACAGGTATATACAGTGGTGGAGGAAATGTAAATCTTAACTCAACTGGTAAAATAAATGTAGGTAGAGATAAAGCAGTAGCAATTTACGCAAAGGGAACTAACCAAAATATTACTGCACATAGTGGAAGTACTATTAATTTAGGAAACACTTCTTTTGGAATTATAAATGAAGGAACAAATAATAAAATTACAAGTAATATAGCAAATATTAATAATCTAGGTAACGATACTGTCTATATTTATTCAACTGATACAAGAGGAAGAGTAACAAATAATACAAATTTAAAATCAACAGGTTACTTAAATTATGGAATATATTCAGCTGGAACAGTTGAAAATAAAGGAAATATAGATTTTAGCTCAGGTTATGGAAATGTTGGAATTTATAGTATAAAGGGTGGAAATGCAAATAATACTGGAAATATTACAGTAGGAAAAACAATGGAAATTTCTACACCAACTGCATCAGATCCAACTAAAACTACTACATACTATGCAATAGGAATGGCAGCTGGTTATACACCAGAAAGTGGAACAGGATATACTGGAAATATAACTAATGCAGGTACAATCAATGTAAATGGTGATGGTGGAAGTATTGGTATGTATGGAACAGAAAGTGGAACTAGAGTAATTAATAATGGAACTATTAATTTAAGAGCAAATAATTCTGTTGGAATGTATTTAGATAATGGAGCTTATGGTGAAAATAATGGAACTATCCAAACTATTGGATCAGGTTTAAAGAAAGTTACAGGAGTTGTTATTAAAAATGGTTCAAGATTTAAAAATAATGGAACAGTAAAATTAGATGCAGAAAGTGCAATAGGTTTATTAACTAAAGGAAATTCAGCAGGAGTTAATCCAGGAATTATTGAAAATTATGGTACTCTTGATATTTCAGGAGTAGGCTCACAAAGAACACAAGAAAGTAGTGGAACTGATCCATTAGAAAAGGAAATGGGAGGAGTAGCAATAAAAACTCCTAAAAATTCTTCTACTTCTCAAATAACTGTAAATGGAAAGGTTGTAAAACCAACAGTAGTTGAAACAAGTGCAAAAGAATACCAAGATATGTCTTTGTCAACAATAGGAATGTATATTAACACATCTGGAACTAAGTTTACAAGACCTATTACTGGTTTAAGTGCATTGAAGCAATTAAAGAGAGCTGATTTGATTATTGGAGTGGAAGCAGCACAAAATACAACAAGTAAAACTATACAAGTTGGACAAAAAATATTAGAACCATATAATAAGACTATAAAAGATAATCCACAAATAGAAAAATGGAGTATTTATTCAGGTTCATTAACTTGGATGGCTAATATAGCTCAAAACCAAACTGATGGAACTATACAAAATGCTTACTTAGCAAAAATACCATATACTCATTGGGCAGGAAATGAATCAATACCAGTAGATAAGAAAGATACATATAATTTCTTAGATGGATTAGAACAAAGGTATGGTGTAGAAGGAATAGGAACAAGAGAAAATGGAGTATTCCAAAAATTAAATGGAATAGGAAAGAATGAACAAATTCTATTCTTCCAAGCAATAGATGAAATGATGGGACACCAATATGCGAATGTACAACAAAGAGTACAATCAACAGGAATAATTTTAGATAAAGAATTTAATTATCTAAGAGATGAATGGAGAACAGCTTCAAAGGATTCAAATAAAGTAAAAGTATTTGGAACTAATGGAGAATATAAGACAGATACAGCAGGAGTTATAGACTACAAGAATCATGCTTATGGAGTAGCTTATGTACATGAAAATGAAGATATTAAGCTAGGAAGAGGAACTGGATGGTATACAGGTATAGTTCATAATACATTTAAGTTCAAAGATATAGGAAAATCAAAAGAACATATGTTACAAGCAAAGGTAGGATTATTAAAATCAGTGCCATTTGATGATAACAATAGCTTGAATTGGACAATATCAGGAGATATCTTTGTAGGACGTAATAGAATGCATAGAAAATACTTAGTAGTGGATGAAATATTTAATGCAAAAGCAAGATACTATACTTATGGAATAGGAGTAAAGAATGAAATAGGTAAAGAATTCAGATTAAGTGAATCATTCACATTAAGACCATATGCAGCATTAAAGTTAGAATATGGAAGAGTATCAAAGATAAGAGAAAAATCAGGAGAAATTAAGTTAGAAGTAAAACAAAATCAATACTTCTCAGTAAGACCAGAAATAGGAGCAGAATTAGGATTTAAACACTACTTTGGAATGAAAGCGCTAAAGACAACATTGGGAGTAGCTTATGAAAATGAGTTAGGAAGAGTTGCAAATGGAAAGAATAAAGCTAGAGTAGTAGATACAAGTGCTGATTGGTTCAACATAAGAGGAGAAAAAGAAGACAGAAGAGGCAATGTTAAGTTTGACTTGAATGTTGGAATAGACAATACAAGAGTTGGAGTAACAGCAAATGTAGGATATGACACTAAGGGAGAAAACCTAAGAGGAGGTCTAGGACTAAGAGTTATATTCTAA
- the tuf gene encoding elongation factor Tu has protein sequence MAKEKYERSKPHVNIGTIGHVDHGKTTTTAAISKVLSDKGWASKVDFDQIDAAPEEKERGITINTAHIEYETEKRHYAHVDCPGHADYVKNMITGAAQMDGAILVVSAADGPMPQTREHILLSRQVGVPYIVVYLNKSDMVEDEELLELVEMEVRELLTEYGFPGDDIPVIRGSSLGALNGEEKWVEKILELMEAVDNYIPTPERAVDQPFLMPIEDVFTITGRGTVVTGRVERGVIKVGEEIEIVGIKPTTKTTCTGVEMFRKLLDQGQAGDNIGVLLRGTKKEEVERGQVLAKPGSIHPHTNFKGEVYVLTKDEGGRHTPFFTGYRPQFYFRTTDITGAVTLPDGVEMVMPGDNITMTVELIHPIAMEQGLRFAIREGGRTVASGVVSEITK, from the coding sequence ATGGCTAAAGAAAAATATGAAAGAAGTAAACCACATGTAAACATTGGAACAATCGGGCACGTTGACCACGGAAAAACAACTACAACTGCTGCTATATCTAAAGTATTATCTGATAAAGGATGGGCTAGCAAAGTAGATTTCGACCAAATTGATGCTGCTCCTGAAGAAAAAGAAAGAGGAATAACTATTAACACAGCTCATATTGAATATGAAACAGAAAAGAGACACTATGCTCACGTTGACTGTCCAGGACACGCGGACTATGTTAAAAATATGATAACTGGAGCTGCTCAAATGGACGGAGCTATACTTGTTGTATCAGCTGCTGATGGTCCTATGCCTCAAACAAGAGAACATATCTTACTTTCTAGACAAGTTGGAGTTCCATATATAGTTGTTTATTTAAACAAATCAGATATGGTTGAAGATGAAGAATTATTAGAATTAGTTGAAATGGAAGTTAGAGAATTATTAACTGAATATGGATTCCCAGGAGATGACATCCCTGTAATCAGAGGTTCATCTTTAGGAGCTTTAAATGGTGAAGAAAAATGGGTTGAAAAAATATTAGAACTTATGGAAGCAGTAGATAACTATATCCCTACTCCAGAAAGAGCAGTAGATCAACCATTCTTGATGCCAATAGAAGACGTTTTCACTATTACAGGAAGAGGAACAGTTGTTACTGGAAGAGTTGAAAGAGGAGTTATCAAAGTTGGAGAAGAAATTGAAATAGTTGGAATTAAACCTACAACTAAAACAACTTGTACAGGTGTTGAAATGTTTAGAAAACTTCTTGATCAAGGTCAAGCAGGAGATAACATTGGAGTATTATTAAGAGGAACTAAGAAAGAAGAAGTTGAAAGAGGACAAGTTCTTGCTAAACCAGGAAGTATCCATCCTCATACAAACTTTAAAGGAGAAGTTTATGTATTAACTAAAGATGAAGGAGGAAGACATACTCCATTCTTCACAGGATACAGACCTCAATTCTATTTTAGAACTACTGACATCACTGGTGCAGTAACTCTACCTGATGGAGTAGAAATGGTTATGCCAGGAGATAACATCACTATGACAGTAGAATTAATTCACCCAATCGCTATGGAACAAGGATTAAGATTCGCTATCAGAGAAGGTGGAAGAACAGTTGCTTCTGGAGTTGTTTCTGAAATAACTAAATAG
- the fusA gene encoding elongation factor G has protein sequence MARKISLDMTRNVGIMAHIDAGKTTTTERILFYTGVERKLKEVHEGQATMDWMEQEQERGITITSAATTCFWKGHRINIIDTPGHVDFTVEVERSLRVLDGAVAVFSAVDGVQPQSETVWRQADKYKVPRLAFFNKMDRIGANFDMCVSDIKEKLGSNPVPIQIPIGAEDQFEGVVDLIEMKEIVWPVDSDQGQHFDVKDIRAELKEKAEETRQYMLESIVETDDALMEKFFGGEEITKEEIIKGLRKATIDNTIVPVVCGTAFKNKGIQALLDAIVNYMPAPTDVAMVEGRDPKNPDVLIDREMSDDAPFAALAFKVMTDPFVGRLTFFRVYSGFVEKGATVLNSTKGKKERMGRILQMHANNREEIEHVYCGDIAAAVGLKDTATGDTLCAENAPIVLEQMEFPEPVISVAVEPKTKNDQEKMGIALSKLAEEDPTFKVRTDEETGQTIISGMGELHLEIIVDRMKREFKVESNVGKPQVAYRETITQSCDQEVKYAKQSGGRGQYGHVKIILEPNPGKEFEFVNKITGGVIPREYIPAVEKGCKEALESGVIAGYPLVDVKVTLYDGSYHEVDSSEMAFKIAGSMALKQAATKAKPVILEPVFKVEVTTPEEYMGDIIGDLNSRRGMVSGMIDRNGAKIITAKVPLSEMFGYATDLRSKSQGRATYSWEFSEYLQVPASIQKQIQEERGK, from the coding sequence ATGGCTAGGAAAATATCACTGGATATGACTAGAAATGTTGGAATAATGGCCCATATCGATGCAGGGAAAACAACAACAACAGAAAGAATATTATTTTATACTGGAGTTGAAAGAAAACTAAAAGAAGTTCATGAAGGTCAAGCAACAATGGACTGGATGGAACAAGAGCAAGAAAGAGGGATAACAATTACTTCTGCTGCTACTACATGTTTTTGGAAAGGACACAGAATAAATATAATAGACACACCAGGGCACGTGGACTTTACTGTTGAAGTTGAAAGATCTCTAAGAGTACTAGATGGGGCTGTTGCAGTGTTCTCAGCTGTTGATGGTGTTCAACCACAATCAGAAACAGTATGGAGACAAGCTGATAAATATAAAGTACCAAGACTAGCTTTCTTTAATAAGATGGATAGAATTGGAGCTAACTTTGATATGTGTGTGTCAGATATCAAAGAAAAATTAGGTTCAAACCCAGTACCTATACAAATTCCTATTGGTGCAGAAGACCAATTTGAAGGAGTAGTAGATTTAATAGAAATGAAAGAAATTGTTTGGCCAGTAGATTCAGATCAAGGTCAACATTTTGATGTAAAAGATATTAGAGCAGAGTTAAAAGAAAAAGCTGAAGAAACAAGACAATATATGCTTGAATCAATAGTTGAAACTGATGATGCACTAATGGAAAAATTCTTTGGTGGAGAAGAAATAACTAAAGAAGAAATTATAAAAGGATTAAGAAAAGCTACAATAGATAATACAATAGTTCCAGTTGTTTGTGGAACAGCATTTAAAAATAAAGGTATCCAAGCTTTACTAGATGCTATTGTAAACTACATGCCAGCACCAACAGACGTTGCTATGGTTGAAGGTAGAGATCCTAAAAATCCTGATGTATTAATAGATAGAGAAATGTCAGATGACGCACCTTTTGCAGCACTTGCTTTCAAAGTTATGACTGACCCATTTGTAGGAAGATTAACATTCTTCAGAGTATATTCTGGTTTTGTTGAAAAAGGAGCTACTGTTCTTAACTCAACAAAAGGTAAAAAAGAAAGAATGGGAAGAATACTTCAAATGCATGCTAACAACAGAGAAGAAATTGAACATGTATACTGTGGAGATATAGCAGCTGCAGTTGGACTTAAAGATACAGCAACAGGAGATACTCTTTGTGCTGAAAATGCTCCAATAGTTCTTGAACAAATGGAATTCCCAGAACCAGTTATTTCAGTTGCAGTTGAACCAAAAACTAAAAATGACCAAGAAAAAATGGGAATTGCTTTATCAAAACTTGCTGAAGAAGACCCTACATTCAAAGTTAGAACTGATGAAGAAACAGGGCAAACAATTATCTCAGGAATGGGAGAATTACACCTTGAAATCATTGTAGACAGAATGAAAAGAGAATTTAAAGTAGAATCTAATGTTGGTAAACCTCAAGTTGCTTACAGAGAAACTATAACTCAATCTTGTGATCAAGAAGTTAAGTATGCAAAACAATCTGGAGGTAGAGGACAATATGGACATGTTAAGATTATACTAGAACCAAATCCAGGTAAAGAATTTGAATTTGTTAATAAAATAACAGGAGGGGTAATTCCTAGAGAATATATACCTGCTGTTGAAAAAGGATGTAAAGAAGCTCTTGAATCAGGGGTTATTGCTGGATATCCTTTAGTTGATGTAAAAGTAACTCTATATGATGGATCATACCACGAAGTTGACTCATCAGAAATGGCATTTAAAATAGCTGGATCAATGGCTCTTAAACAAGCTGCTACAAAAGCTAAACCAGTAATATTGGAACCAGTATTCAAAGTAGAAGTAACTACACCAGAAGAATATATGGGAGATATCATTGGAGATTTAAACTCAAGAAGAGGAATGGTATCTGGAATGATAGATAGAAATGGTGCTAAGATAATAACTGCAAAAGTACCTCTATCTGAAATGTTTGGATATGCAACTGACTTAAGATCTAAATCTCAAGGAAGAGCAACTTACTCTTGGGAATTTTCTGAATATCTTCAAGTACCTGCTTCAATTCAAAAGCAAATACAAGAAGAAAGAGGAAAATAA
- the rpsG gene encoding 30S ribosomal protein S7: MSRRRAAVKRDVLPDSRYSDKVVTKVINSIMLDGKKSIAEGIFYSAMDLIKEKTGQEGYDIFKQALENIKPQIEVRSRRIGGATYQVPVEVKADRQQTLAIRWLTTYTRARKEYGMIEKLAAELIAAANNEGATIKKKEDTYKMAEANRAFAHYRV; the protein is encoded by the coding sequence ATGTCAAGAAGAAGAGCTGCGGTAAAAAGAGATGTTTTACCTGATTCAAGATACTCTGATAAAGTTGTTACTAAAGTAATTAACTCAATAATGCTAGATGGTAAAAAATCAATAGCTGAAGGAATATTCTACTCAGCAATGGATTTAATAAAAGAAAAAACTGGTCAAGAAGGATATGATATTTTCAAACAAGCATTAGAAAATATTAAACCTCAAATAGAAGTTAGATCTAGAAGAATTGGAGGAGCTACTTATCAAGTTCCAGTTGAAGTTAAAGCTGATAGACAACAAACACTTGCTATAAGATGGTTAACTACTTATACAAGAGCAAGAAAAGAATATGGAATGATAGAAAAACTTGCAGCAGAATTAATTGCAGCAGCAAATAATGAAGGTGCAACTATTAAGAAAAAAGAAGATACTTACAAGATGGCAGAAGCAAACAGAGCATTTGCACATTATAGAGTATAA